Sequence from the Tachyglossus aculeatus isolate mTacAcu1 chromosome 17, mTacAcu1.pri, whole genome shotgun sequence genome:
AGGGGATAATCACCAGATTATTGGGTCCAGTAAGGTTTGGAACTAACGCATTGTGCAAAAGGctataaatatctgttctttccgctcaaagatgatgctattgatgtggctgaaaagatctaGGCACAATGACACTCCTTCCCAAATTTGTTTTGAAGCTTATTAAATTAGCATGTAGACATTATCTTCTGTCATGTTGATTTGTCTACCTTTTGATGCTCCTATTGTTTTCAAATCTTTCTCTTAGTTTCTCAACAAAGCCAGTGAGGAACCCACATCTCTGACCACACTGTGCACTTAGTTTTGTGTCTCTGGTTGCATCAACATGTTCACTATTTATACTACTTTCCTTTTTGCTTCTTGTTCCTTACAAAGCTTTTTCTTGCAGACTTTCCTTTCTTGATAGCGGCATGCCATGCTGGTCTAATCTTCAGCAGTTTACTCCCAGATTATAACTAAGATGTAGCATTGTCTGAGGGTTAGTTTTACTACGTCCTTAAAATTTTTCCTCTGTTGTCCTTTGTTTTTGATTTCCCAACTGCAGCTTcccattcagcagctgtttgggtatccttctgttgctctttctcctcacctgtcccacccAGTGGAGCTGATTTGCAGAATTTCATTTTTGGTACTGTCTTGCATGGGTTATTGAATATGGACCATCTCAAGAAGTCAGACCTAAGCCCCTGTATGAAGTCCAGATCTAGTTTGGTCTAGAGCTAATATTATCCTGCTGCCACACTCCGGCAGTCACCCAAAGGATATGCTGGTCTTCTTGATCTGTTTTATTCTACTTCCTTGTATCATTGCATTGCTGGTCACTTTGCTGCCTTCGGAACAGAATTCTGTAAATTTTGCTACAGCTTCTGTCTCTGTGGTCCTTTTCCACACCACTGAAACACCCACACACAGATTATAACCCAATAACCGATTTTTAATATGCAAGCATACTTCCTATTCAGCTATCCCATGATGCATTCAACAAGAAGATACAGCTGTTATTGTATGATATCTTACTCCAGGTTCCATCCACTCGATGAAACATGCAACTTAGGGGTACAGCTAGCATTATGCAAATTTCGATACCTTATCCCAAGTTACAATCACCCTCTGATATTTACAACTTGGAGATAAATCCAGAAAgatttgatatttgatatttgccactGGCCACAAATACCCTACATACATATGTCTCAGAGTCAGTTTACTTTGTTTGATAACCTACCTATGCAAAAACCTACCTGCCCTGATACTTCGCTGAACACTACAGATAAGTAacttcctctctgcttcctcttttCCTGGATCTTGGTGGAAGTTCTATCCACAGCTTGtgtcagaaaaaaaaaggagttatCGAACCAAGGGTGCAACTTCATTTAGAAATAGATGATGCAGACATGATTTCATTGAGGAGAATTGGTGAATAGGTGAATTGGAGAACTGGTGCCCAATGAGAACATTGTCCAGCTTCGGCGATCCAATGCCTCTCTGTGATTGGTTGAACAGATATAGAagatatagatacagatatagaATTGGACTCTCCAATTTTAAAGAAAGCATATGAATTAGCAAAAATACTGAGAACTGATGAGGAGAGGAGTTCAGTGTTTTGTAGAGGTGTTTGGAAAAACAAAGTCTTCCTCAAGGTATTTTATGAAGACAAGAAGAAGGCCATCGGTCAGCCTAAGGTGGACAAATTCTTCATTAAAGGTGAAAGATCGTTACCTCAGTCACTGGTCAGAACAGACGCAAcatagcctaatgaaaagagcacgggcctgggaatgggACATTAACTAGATTCAATctgatcagtgcttagtactgtgtctggcacatagttattaacaaataccaaaagaaaaaaaatcagcaacaACAATACCAAAAAAAGAACAGGTTAATTTGCAGCCTGCTGTGAACAATCAACATCACACTACAACTTCTCAGTTAGGTAATGTGAGGTTTAGGCTTTGACTTTTactaggaaagaggaagaaatagtTTAGTGATGTTAAATGCAGATGTAAATAGTAAATAAAGGAGTTTCCTAATATTTTTCCAGAGAACAGATCACATTTGGAAAACACACCCCACAATGCAACTGTTCCATTAAATCAAAGTTCCTGAGGCACACATCTTGGCTCTTGAGTAGCCTATTCCTTATATATGGAGAGTGAACCTGTCAACCATTTCTTGTTTCAGTAACAGTAGAAAAGGAAACCAATTTCAAAACCCCTAGCCAAAGTTTAACTCTCTCTACATATCCCAGAATACTTTCAGAAATTTTCTCATTGAAGAGAGACTTTGGGAAGCTCAAGATGACAAGAGGAAAAATTGGAAATTGGGTCTTGTAAACAGCAACTTCATTAGCACAGTAAAGCAGTATTTAAATTCACACCCTGTGGAGGCTCTCGGCCCAgtggaaatagaattaaagtgggACTCAGGAGACTCAAATTTTAATCCCGCTTCTGCTACTGGACTCCTGTGTGATCTTAAATAGTCAATTAACATCTCTACacttcagtttctcatctgtaaattgagaaaAAAAATGCCCTGGTCTCTATTCCTTAGATCGctagccctgcatgggacaaggaatgtatccGATTTTATAATTTCGTGTCTACCATAGCATTAAacacagtgtctggtgcatagtaactgctaaacaagtgccatcattaaggATTTTCAGCCATTCAttggtcttttcattcattccaacaAACTTGGATAGACTTTCACCAGAAATAGCATCATTTTTGAAAGTCAAAGATTACCTTTCCTATACACATACTGATACCCACTAAAGCTTCTCACCATTCTCCAACCAAAAAACAAGCCAGAGAAATGCCTATCAGAAGCAGCCACAAACAAAAGtgagcaaaaaagaaaaaagaaagtaaTGTAACAAAAGCCTAAACTTATCTTGCTTTAATAGATCAAGTGAAAGGCAATTCTATATTCTCTCTGTAACAACTAAAATTCACATAAacacaggaggaaaaagaaaaaatagaCTATTTTCTTCATTGAGAACTTCAGTGTTCTACCTTGCACAAAGCCTAAAAACCTCATTAAGAGAAAATCCAATCAGCAAACTACCTATAAATGCATCCTTCCATCAGAAATGTTTCGTAAGGAAGCTGTCCCCTGCTGACTTCTATTTCACCAAAAGATTATTTAGCAAAGTCAGTGTTTGGGAGTGCTGGGCAAACATCTAAGACATGTCCTTAACTCTTCTAAAAGTGACTCTTTGTTACAGTGACAAAACATCTATGCACACTttacctcccccacctcctcatccCTCACTCCAAGAGTACTAGTAGATTGGGCAAAAAATAAGTCAGTGAGTTTCCTGTTCAACTGCATTGGCGGAATATATAAATCTTTTTCCACTCAGCTCACTTAACTCACTTCTCACGGAACCGTCAGCATCTGAACATCAGCCAGTGTCTGACTCTTTCTTTCTTTGCCTCAGAAAGTCAAGTCCAGGACACAACAATCTTGGGAgtctcctgttcctctccaggATTCCTTCCATCTTCCAGAATTACATGCGCATCTCTCTGCAAACACTCATCTCTCTGTATAAGCTCCAAGACCCTCCTTCCTGCAGGTATTTCCCACGTGCTTTGTTTTCCGATTCAATATCATTCAGGCAATGAAAGGCATTAAGAGACATGTTAAGGCAATTTTTCTGTGAGAATCCATTCTGTGTTAATAATCTGGAGATGACATGAATCAGAACGTGAAGATTTGGGGATTTATTTTGGGAAACCTCTTGGAGTTCAAAATTTAACAGATTTTTGTTCTCCTCTGAGCACCTAGTCTACATGCAGTGTAAATAATATGAAAGGCATGGATTTCAGGGATTTATTTGAGAATGAAATAAAGAGGTGAAAAGGGGATAAATTTACAGAGGAAttatgtgttcattcaatcgtatttattgagcacttactgtgtgctaaacacttggaaagtgcaattcagcaataaagagaaacaatccctgcccacagtggacttacagtctagaaggggggagtcagatatcaaaacaagtaaacaggcatcaatagcattgatatGCATCAGATTCCTTATTTTAAAATCAAGTTTTCCATTCTGTGTAAGCTTTGATAAATTTTGGAAAACTGGAAATTTTAGAACTGTAGTGATTCAGATATTTCAAGATTTACAGTTAACACACCTAAATATATGTGAGTCATGTTACAAATGACTTACAACATACATTCATGTTCATTCACAAGCATAACTGAAGTTCCCAAAATTAAAGATGTatgtttttttgaaaaatgacatCGCTAAGGAAAAGATGCATTAATTAATATTTGTTCTGAACTGAGCTAATAACCTTTTGTTACGTGCATTTAACCTTAAGCATTCTTAATAAACATCAATTTCAATTCAATTCCATCTTAGCTCAATGAATTAACCCATTGGCCTCTTTTTTCTCAGTCTTGTTTAAAAGTCCATCAGATAACATTTAACAAATTAAATTCTAAAGTCTTATGGATCAGTCTAGTATCTCACCAATGGCATTTATATTTACTACGTTAATGGCCGAAAGGCTCCCAATTCTAGACAAGATACAGAGAAGATGGTGTAAGTCAGTAAGAGATGGGTTTTGActataactaatcaatcaataatgcaaCTATTACTAATGAAACAATCaattaacagtagtaataataggtaGTAAGAAAAGTAAGGAAGTAAGAAGAAGGAAGTAAGGAAGTAAGAAGAGAAGTAAGGtagaaagagaagtagcatggcttagtggaaagagcacaggcttgggagtcggaggtcttgggttctaattcctgctccaccacttgtcagctgtgtgactttgggcaagtcacttaccttctttgtgcctcagttacctcatctgtaaaatggggattaaaaatgtgagccccccgagggataacctgattaccttgtatctaccccagttcttagaacagtcattcattcattccttcaatcatatttattgagcacttactgtatgcaattggaaagtacaattcagcaacaaatagagacaatccctacccaacaacaggctcactgtctaaaagggggaagagagacagcaaaacaaaacaagtagacaggcatcaatagcatcaatatgaatatgaAACAATGGTGTTGATTGACAGCAGTTTCACCCTGGCATCTGGAAATCTTTAGGGAAGAATCCAGAGAGGGTGAACCTGAAACCTCGGGTTTTCCAAAAGCGGAACATGCACCAGGAGAGTTGCAGGAAAGCACAAAATATGCTGAGGGGAGCAAAGAGTTATATTAGAGGATGACATTCTAGAGAAAAGGCAGTTTAAATCAGAATTCTTTTACTTGTGTTGTCTAATTAAGGTAATAtctatttttcttttcaaattcaCCTTCAAACTCTAACTCCATTACTGCATTTCATAGCGGGCATGAGTGGCTCCTGGTTGTTAGAAAGATGATATTTTCCTGGGAatctgagggagagggaaggtgatTAGACCCTTACAAACTTCTTGCAGGGAGTCTAAGGAGTTTGTGGCAGCTGGCTGGATCCCCTGGCTGTTTGGGGAGCTTATCTGAGAGACAAGCGGGCAGGGTAATGGCCTAAGAGATAGAAAACTGGGGTTTGCTTTGCTCTACGGTGTTTCCCCAATTCACATCCTTTTCTGGAAGGGAAAAACTGGAGGGATGCTGAAGGCACTATCTGGCTTCCTGGTGCTCCTATGATTGTCCCAGGAGTCCCAGATAACTAAGGAGACCTCAGGCAACCATCAGTGGGTACAAACTGTGGAAGTGAAAATTAGTCGGGAAGTGCCACTGGGAAGAAGTTGGATTTCAAAAGGCAGTCCAACCTGGACAGGATTGTAATCCTCTGGATTGGAAAAGGGAGCTGGAGGCTGGGGAGAATACTTGTCTATGCATCTTGTTAACTATTTAGGAAAATAGGATTGAAATGGACAAATGGTAGGTTATTCTAGCTGACATGGGATGATCACTGAAGAGCCAATCCAGAACTATTATCCCACGGGTCTTTTTGAACAACTTCAGAAGCCCAAGGAACGAAGGCTGGATCCTTTCTACCCCAGGTTCTACTTACTGTACCCAGCTCCTATGGGATAAACAGTCTGCCTTCTAACCACTGCCCTAGAGTTTGAaccctttttcctttccattttccttctgcAGAGATGAGTGAGCGACAGATAACTTATAAAGGACCAGATCTCCAAAATTCCCAGAAGAAAAGATTCAAGAATAGAGGTACCCCACATTGCACACCCCTGGCCCTATAAAAgtcatggattgaacatttttatcCCACTCTCTAAACCCTCAAAAACTTAAAAATGGAAGCTTGCTACAGTACCCTCAGTAGCCAGAAAGTAAAGAGGAGTATGATAGAGAAAAATATAGTTCTGAAAACCATAGAATAGATGGAGTTTTCTGGGCATGTTTGAATATTTTTCTTTCTGAAACAGGAATGTTTGTTTTCTCCTCACTTtttcactgtaatgataataataataatagtaaaggtatttattcagtgcttactaggtaccaagcaccttactaagtgccggggtaaatacactgtccctgtcacacatggggctcatagtaaaaGACactgggagaagaggtatttaatcctaattttacaaatgataaaactgaggcactgagaagttaagcaacttgcccaaagtcattcagcaggcaagagTGGAGCAGGGAAttaatccaacaatcaatcaatcgatcgtacttagtatatgcagagcattgtatgggctttagagtcagcgttcatggtttcaaatcccagctccgccaattgtcagctgtgtgacttcgggcaagtcacttaacttctctgtgcctcagttacttcatctgtaaaatggggttgaagactgtgagccccccgtgagacaacctgatcaccttgtaaccacctcagtgcttcgaacagtgctttgcacatagtaagtgcttaataaatgccattatttattattattattgtactaaatggttgggagagtacagtaaaccagagttgttagacatgttccttaccgaTGAGGAGTTTAAAATCCAGAGTGGAGAGATCAGGTCTCCTGTCTAGCATTATACCAATGGTCCCTGTcctggaaatgtttttttttaggcTTTTATTGGGTAGCTCTAAGTATCAGTTTccgcattccccccaccctctgtcAAGACTCCCAACCTAGTTGTTGCTACTGAAGTTTTTTTTGACTCAAACACCCCTTTTCTCTCTGATAGGTTCTCTCTGGAGGCTTATGACTGGGATCCTTGGAATTTTCTGTCTTGTCCTTGTGGTAACAGTGGGTATATTGGTGTCACGCTGTAAGTTGCAAAGATGTTAAGAAAAGATCacctctagtacagtgttctgaaacatacaataataattatgacatttattaagtgcttactgtgtcccaagcactattctaagcactggggtagattcaaggttatcaggttgtctcacatggggctcatagtctcaatcccctttttacagatgaggtcactgaggcacagtgaagtgaagtgacttgcccaaagttacacaggggacaagtgatgAGACAAGTGATTaattagctgggattagaacccacaatctctcactcccaagcccggactctttctatTAAGtcactgtaaaattggggttcaatccctgatctccctccttcttagatctgagctccatgtgagatagggatggTTTTTGACATGATGACTAGTGTCTTGACTAGTGTCTCCCCCAGTTCTACaatatttggtacatagtaactgcttaacaaataccaaaaatgtcATTGCTATATTTTCATTCTTTAGTCTTGAGTCGTTAATCTTCTTATTACTTTTACACAGAAAATGTTTCTTTTTAGCTATTTTATTGATTCTCACATTTAAGATATGTGAGATATGTTCTCACATATCTCTATGTGAGATATGTGGCATATGTTATATTCCAGATTATCCAAACCCTGTCCAACAAGCTTCCGTGGCAACACCTGAAAGAGGTAGGTGATGAGTCTGTGTCATTCTGCTTTCTAGTCAGGAGTGTgtcaggcaaataataataataacgatgttatttgttatgcgcttactatgtgcaaatgtgaTGTATGGAGCAGGGCTGGAGCTGGAAAGAAAACTCAGTATTTTGTCCTAGTCAATTTCATTTGCTACTCCAAATATAGCCCTGGTCCAACTACATGTCACATTACCATCAGTTAAAACTAGATTGCAAAATATTTATTAGGGAGTATGTAGAACAGGTTCACGAACCACCAGTGACACTGGGTATGAAGGAATAAAGAATCTTTGTCTTTTCCAGTTTCATAGCATTAAtgctttattcattttttttaaaattcaggGCTTCACCACTGTTCTTGCCCTGAGAACTGGGTTTGGTTCCGACACAGCTGCTACAGATTTTTTTCTCATCATAAAACCTGGAGAGAGGGTCGATCTTCATGTGAAGCTCAGAATTCCAGTCTCCTTATATTGAAAAGCAAAGAAGAGCTGGTACATTATGTCCTCTAGATTGATTTTGGTTTGTGTGTTGGGCTGTGAgctcccaggataataataatgataatgatgacatttgttaagtgcttactatgtgcaaagcactgttctaagccctggggaggatacaaggatgaGATGATCAGAGTGCTAAGGTAGGTGTTGAGAATCTTTGATTCTCACCCCGATGAAGATGAACGGTATAAGTCCCTGAGACCTCTCAAAAGTCAATTAACCTCTATCTATCACAGTTTGTCTATCTATAAACTGGGGGAAAGGATACTTGAATTTTATCTTTAACAAAgaattacaggtaataataatgagacatgagttcaatcaaccaatcactcagtggtattcactgagcacttattgtgtgcagaccattcattcattcattcaatcgtatttattgagcgcttactgtgtgcagagcactgtactaagtgcttgggaagtacaaattggcaacatatagagactactgtactaagcacttggatgagtacaatacaacagaattgctaggcatgttccctaccttcAGTGAATTTACAGCCTGGAGTGGGAGgctttaatatattaatataaataaatgttacagatatgtacttgaaGTGATGTGGGTCTTAGGGTGGGTGGCAGATCATATGAACCTGAAGTGAGTTGAAAAGGTGACCCCATCCATCCCTTGTCTCTtacagaagccgtgtggctcagtggaaagagcatgggctttggagtcataggtcatgggttcaaatcctgctccgccaattgtcagctgtgtgacttggattctctgtgcctctgttgcctcatctgtaaaatgggaattaagactgtgagcccgacgtgggacaacctgatcaccttgtaacctccccagtctttagaacagtgctttgcacatagtaagtgcttaataaatgtcattattattattatcaatcaatcaatcaatcaattgtatttattgagcgcttactgtgtgcagagcactgtactaagcgcttgggaagtacaagttgtcaacatatagagatgatccctacccaacagtgggctcacagatg
This genomic interval carries:
- the LOC119939049 gene encoding natural killer cells antigen CD94-like, with protein sequence MRRGVQYFMKTRRRPSVSLRWTNSSLKDTTILGVSCSSPGFLPSSRITCASLCKHSSLCISSKTLLPAEMSERQITYKGPDLQNSQKKRFKNRGSLWRLMTGILGIFCLVLVVTVGILVSRYYPNPVQQASVATPERGLHHCSCPENWVWFRHSCYRFFSHHKTWREGRSSCEAQNSSLLILKSKEELEFFTLESFHWIGLSQEEETGSWIWEDGSNLSSKLLSFPMDEKDRRCVIYKSQHSVLSERCTYKTPYICKLKYF